Proteins co-encoded in one Gossypium arboreum isolate Shixiya-1 chromosome 11, ASM2569848v2, whole genome shotgun sequence genomic window:
- the LOC108473352 gene encoding cysteine-tryptophan domain-containing zinc finger protein 7 isoform X1 — translation MEEAELEEGEACSYSNNNDDYDAENDLSSLSYIDEKIQHVLGHFQKDFEGGVSAENLGAKFGGYGSFLPTYTRSPSWPHPKSPPKVQSSDAPRSLNNMSLEDGRHNLAYRVSGSESLRPGLPLSNFGTLLALKASSVNDSIQQEVSLTSTHDDELASKCDFASNNAANLPDLKTLKVRIKVGSDNLTEKSAAIYSGLGLDISPSSSLEESPSESEGMYRQTQDQIIFESPTSILQSMTSFPVPGDTLLSPLPDHLLNLIVKKKIPEGNKSDAGKDDGTLFVDNKAKSLEKKDFPVERKSSSSRETRIKNGLMLKKEVDIVDTLACEELVSKTLKLPLLSNSYSSVDKVKSKGMTRKKGVHDVAMEDSPGPILSQEIEWENPRAGSARKVLEEQKTSVLDGIPGYARKHGYDKADKTCDSVKADSNTVKGGKALNSESVDPPKQKICLGATSHKQDNMKLPPTKEHTSSGGKRKPTGSQGHGSLTTEVQKESSRVDSSSIMKHKQTVNLNNYTNKRESGNEKLERPFQKAEDRYRDIFGDIGESEQEENQTSSLEIHSEDQLKEAHETEKNTSSINSAHNDRLSGKKTEYLLATKSYTRTTVDFASNSANASVAGTSLATAAPTLIIENWVRCDKCQKWRLLPININPADLPEKWLCSMLDWLPAMNRCNVDEDETTKAVLALYNVPAVESRTNLQSNSGNIMSRLPSANALQPEQNQQSFGSRVMPPAGRKKDSLKEISNAMLTPMKKNMQSSIQSGSLNGVIQFPVVGESGLQHPSQCDLPVKKHKNKSKEKHKLVEHSSDGGDARTSNMKGKRTTEQDSLRASKKIKVESSRLADEDWMFEHAGKSTSNGLPNTSVGKDQPKNSEGSSYKDSSDKDRQQVSGKRPKNKVGVPLTDGSLDLANCDGGAVSRKREVDDCINSQLFTDSFQSMGNYLQENRVFVKEEFCENDYRREKKARASKSGGKDSSASKSSGTLEKKGRHTKNRQSGQDLGRSMSQQRLDGMDSLKRDFGSAEPSLAATSSSSKVSGSHKSKPGFHETKGSPVESVSSSPMRIANPDKLPLTKMNVAWKDESRNAGLFVAGSPRRRSDGEDNGGSERSGTIRKEKTSAAVQQGYLESSVLDIQDKDVDQLGVSKAKAPIESSHDIRKGEFINASVDYLRQEVQCAGKSIIMDERHNEESQNDNRGNPNVSYPRKSGKGLSQSKDRNRNFKSGSADEQPDCAPCEVKSMDGRNKFQEWPGVKSNESVNRLDDDKEALRKLSGESSKRENYSSVGQSDAKPDASGGQDLMSTMKQNLLQESNSEGYTKSFHSEKYDRAEIASGRGNSLSLPPAGGTQNEMLTGRPRPVSGSQKGNRADRPQADDALKVQKQVKKADHQNGTQHSSSRNTSGGCRIRDVDAPSPMRKDSSSQAATNALKEAKDLKHLADRLKNSGSNVESTALYFQAALKFLHSASLLESCNSESNKHGDMIQSMQMYSSTAKLCEFCAHEYERLKDMAAASLAYKCMEVAYMRVIYSSHANASRDRRELQTALQMVPPGESPSSSASDVDNLNHPTTADKVAFPKGLSSPQVAGNHVISARNRPNFVRLLNFAQDVNHAMEASRKSRSTFAAANFSSGGAESGEAITSVKKALDYNFQDVEGVLRLVRVAMEALNH, via the exons ATGGAAGAGGCTGAGCTTGAAGAAGGAGAGGCTTGCTCTTATAGTAACAATAACGACGATTATGATGCGGAAAATGATCTATCTTCTCTCTCTTACATA GATGAGAAAATTCAACATGTTCTTGGACATTTTCAAAAGGATTTTGAAGGTGGAGTTTCTGCAGAGAATCTGG GAGCAAAGTTTGGTGGGTATGGATCGTTCTTACCGACTTATACACGTTCTCCTAGTTGGCCTCATCCGAAGAGTCCGCCCAAAGTTCAGAGTTCTGATGCACCTAGGTCCCTAAACAATATGTCATTAGAG GATGGCCGTCATAACTTAGCATATCGGGTAAGTGGTTCTGAGTCACTTAGGCCTGGACTACCTCTTTCAAATTTTGGAACCCTCCTTGCTTTGAAGGCATCGTCTGTGAATGATTCGATTCAACAAGAGGTCAGCCTAACATCCACTCATGATGATGAGCTTGCCTCTAAGTGCGATTTTGCAAGCAATAATGCTGCCAATCTGCCAGACCTGAAGACATTGAAGGTGCGAATCAAAGTGGGTTCAGATAACTTGACGGAAAAGAGTGCTGCAATATACAGTGGTCTTGGCCTTGATATTTCACCATCTTCCTCCTTAGAGGAGAGCCCCTCAGAAAGTGAAGGGATGTATCGGCAGACTCAAGATCAAATAATATTTGAATCTCCAACTAGTATTCTTCAG TCTATGACTTCCTTTCCTGTACCTGGGGACACACTGCTATCACCTCTCCCTGATCATCTACTTAACTTGATTGTAAAGAAAAAGATTCCAGAAGGGAATAAATCAGATGCTGGAAAGGATGATGGAACATTATTTGTTGACAATAAAGCAAAGTCACTGGAGAAAAAAGATTTTCCAGTAGAAAGGAAGAGTAGCAGTAGCAGGGAAACAAGGATTAAGAATGGTCTTATGTTGAAGAAGGAAGTTGATATTGTTGACACATTGGCTTGCGAGGAGCTTGTTTCAAAAACACTGAAGCTTCCTCTCTTATCTAATTCATATTCTTCTGTTGACAAGGTAAAAAGTAAGGGCATGACAAGAAAAAAAGGTGTCCATGATGTTGCTATGGAGGATTCACCAGGGCCAATACTTTCCCAAGAGATTGAGTGGGAGAATCCAAGGGCTGGTTCAGCTCGAAAGGTTTTGGAGGAACAAAAGACAAGTGTTCTAGATGGTATTCCAGGCTATGCTAGGAAGCATGGGTATGATAAAGCAGACAAAACTTGTGATTCTGTCAAAGCTGACTCTAATACTGTAAAAGGTGGCAAAGCTCTAAATAGCGAATCGGTGGATCCTCCCAAGCAGAAGATCTGCCTGGGAGCTACATCGCATAAGCAAGATAATATGAAGTTACCTCCCACCAAGGAGCATACCTCTTCTGGTGGAAAAAGAAAACCAACAGGCAGTCAGGGTCATGGCAGTCTAACTACAGAGGTGCAAAAAGAAAGCTCGAGGGTTGATTCTTCTTCGATTATGAAACATAAGCAGACTGTTAACTTGAACAATTATACAAACAAAAGGGAATCGGGAAACGAAAAATTAGAAAGGCCATTTCAAAAGGCTGAAGATAGGTATAGAGATATTTTTGGTGATATTGGAGAATCTGAACAGGAAGAGAACCAAACAAGCTCATTGGAAATTCATTCTGAAGATCAGCTGAAGGAAGCTCATGAGACTGAGAAAAACACATCATCAATTAACAGTGCACACAATGATAGACTAAGTGGGAAGAAAACTGAGTATTTATTGGCAACCAAATCATATACTAGAACAACTGTGGATTTTGCATCCAACTCTGCCAACGCGAGTGTTGCTGGAACTTCCCTTGCAACTGCAGCTCCTACATTGATAATTGAAAATTGGGTTCGCTGTGATAAGTGCCAGAAGTGGCGTCTTCTTCCAATAAACATAAATCCTGCTGACTTACCTGAGAAGTGGTTATGTAGCATGCTTGACTGGCT GCCTGCAATGAATCGCTGCAATGTTGATGAGGATGAAACTACAAAAGCTGTTTTGGCGTTGTATAATGTTCCTGCTGTAGAGAGTCGAACTAATCTGCAAAGTAATTCTGGCAATATTATGTCTAGATTACCCTCTGCCAATGCTTTGCAACCTGAACAAAACCAACAAAGTTTTGGTTCACGTGTCATGCCACCTGCTGGAAGGAAGAAAGACAGTTTAAAAGAAATATCAAATGCCATGCTAACTcctatgaagaagaacatgcagtCCTCAATCCAGTCTGGAAGCCTGAATGGTGTGATTCAATTTCCTGTGGTAGGTGAATCTGGTTTACAACATCCAAGTCAATGTGATTTGCCTGTCAAGAAACACAAAAATAAGTCGAAAGAGAAGCATAAATTGGTGGAACATAGTTCTGATGGAG GTGATGCTAGAACTTCAAACATGAAAGGCAAAAGGACCACTGAACAAGATTCTTTAAGGGCCTCCAAGAAAATTAAGGTTGAAAGTTCTCGTCTTGCTGATGAAGATTGGATGTTTGAGCATGCTGGTAAGAGCACAAGTAATGGTTTGCCTAATACATCAGTAGGAAAGGATCAACCTAAAAACAGCGAAGGGTCTTCTTATAAGGACTCATCAGATAAGGACAGGCAACAGGTCTCTGGTAAAAGACCAAAGAACAAAGTTGGGGTTCCCTTAACTGATGGATCACTGGATCTGGCAAATTGTGATGGTGGGGCAGTTTCAAGAAAGAGGGAAGTTGATGATTGTATTAATAGTCAATTGTTTACAGACTCCTTCCAAAGTATGGGTAATTACCTCCAGGAAAACAGAGTATTTGTGAAGGAAGAGTTCTGCGAGAATGACTACAGGAGGGAAAAGAAGGCCAGGGCATCCAAGTCTGGAGGGAAGGATTCCTCTGCAAGTAAAAGCAGCGGTACACTGGAGAAAAAGGGTAGACACACAAAGAATCGCCAAAGTGGGCAAGATCTAGGTAGGTCTATGTCCCAACAGAGGTTGGATGGTATGGACTCATTAAAAAGAGATTTTGGATCTGCTGAACCTTCTTTAGCAGCTACCTCAAGCTCATCTAAAGTTTCTGGCTCACATAAATCAAAGCCTGGCTTCCATGAAACAAAAGGCTCACCAGTAGAATCAGTTTCTTCTTCTCCTATGAGAATTGCTAATCCTGATAAACTTCCTTTGACAAAGATGAATGTTGCATGGAAAGATGAGTCTCGTAATGCTGGTCTTTTTGTTGCAGGTAGTCCTAGAAGACGCTCAGATGGTGAAGATAATGGTGGGAGTGAGAGGTCAGGGACAATAAGGAAGGAAAAAACTTCTGCTGCAGTTCAACAAGGGTACCTTGAGTCCTCTGTACTTGATATTCAGGATAAGGATGTTGATCAATTAGGTGTCAGTAAAGCTAAGGCACCAATTGAGTCTTCTCATGATATCAGAAAAGGCGAGTTTATTAATGCTAGTGTTGATTATTTACGTCAAGAGGTCCAATGTGCTGGTAAATCAATAATAATGGATGAACGCCATAATGAGGAAAGTCAGAATGACAATCGTGGCAATCCCAATGTCTCTTATCCAAGAAAATCTGGCAAGGGGTTGTCACAGTCAAAGGACAGGAATCGTAATTTTAAATCTGGTTCTGCTGATGAACAGCCAGATTGTGCTCCCTGTGAGGTAAAATCTATGGATGGTAGAAATAAATTTCAGGAGTGGCCTGGAGTCAAGTCCAATGAAAGTGTGAATAGACTTGATGATGATAAAGAAGCTCTTAGAAAGTTGTCAGGTGAGAGTAGTAAAAGAGAGAATTATTCAAGTGTTGGTCAGTCAGATGCTAAACCAGATGCCTCTGGAGGTCAAGATTTAATGTCAACTATGAAGCAGAATCTTCTGCAGGAAAGCAATAGTGAAGGATATACAAAGAGTTTCCACTCTGAAAAATATGATCGTGCAGAAATTGCTTCTGGGAGAGGGAACTCGTTATCATTGCCGCCTGCAGGAGGAACTCAAAATGAGATGCTGACTGGTCGCCCCCGCCCAGTTTCTGGGTCCCAGAAGGGAAACAGAGCTGACAGACCACAAGCTGATGATGCATTGAAGGTACAAAAGCAAGTAAAGAAGGCTGATCATCAAAATGGGACTCAACACAGTAGTTCAAGAAATACATCAGGTGGATGTAGGATCAGGGATGTTGATGCCCCAAGTCCAATGAGAAAGGATTCCTCAAGTCAGGCAGCTACCAATGCTTTGAAGGAGGCTAAAGATTTAAAGCATCTGGCTGATCGTCTCAAG AATTCTGGATCAAATGTGGAGAGCACAGCACTTTACTTCCAGGCAGCACTGAAGTTTCTTCATAGTGCTTCTCTACTAGAATCTTGCAACAGCGAGAGTAACAAACATGGCGATATGATTCAGTCCATGCAAATGTACAGTAGCACTGCAAAACTCTGCGA GTTTTGTGCCCATGAGTATGAGAGACTAAAGGACATGGCTGCTGCCTCTTTGGCCTACAAGTGTATGGAGGTGGCCTATATGAGAGTAATCTATTCCTCCCATGCCAATGCAAGTAGGGACCGGCGCGAGCTGCAGACAGCTTTGCAAATGGTTCCTCCTG GCGAGTCTCCTTCTTCCTCTGCCTCTGATGTTGATAATTTAAATCATCCTACAACAGCAGACAAAGTTGCTTTTCCCAAAGGTCTTAGCTCTCCCCAGGTTGCTGGAAATCATGTTATTTCTGCTCGAAACCGTCCTAACTTTGTGCGGTTGCTCAACTTT GCGCAGGATGTAAATCATGCAATGGAAGCTTCAAGGAAATCACGAAGTACTTTTGCAGCTGCCAATTTTAGTTCAGGAGGGGCTGAAAGTGGGGAAGCTATAACTTCTGTAAAGAAGGCTCTTGATTATAACTTCCAAGATGTGGAGGGAGTGCTTCGTTTGGTACGAGTGGCAATGGAAGCCCTTAACCATTAA
- the LOC108473352 gene encoding cysteine-tryptophan domain-containing zinc finger protein 3 isoform X3: MEEAELEEGEACSYSNNNDDYDAENDLSSLSYIDEKIQHVLGHFQKDFEGGVSAENLGAKFGGYGSFLPTYTRSPSWPHPKSPPKVQSSDAPRSLNNMSLEDGRHNLAYRVSGSESLRPGLPLSNFGTLLALKASSVNDSIQQEVSLTSTHDDELASKCDFASNNAANLPDLKTLKVRIKVGSDNLTEKSAAIYSGLGLDISPSSSLEESPSESEGMYRQTQDQIIFESPTSILQSMTSFPVPGDTLLSPLPDHLLNLIVKKKIPEGNKSDAGKDDGTLFVDNKAKSLEKKDFPVERKSSSSRETRIKNGLMLKKEVDIVDTLACEELVSKTLKLPLLSNSYSSVDKVKSKGMTRKKGVHDVAMEDSPGPILSQEIEWENPRAGSARKVLEEQKTSVLDGIPGYARKHGYDKADKTCDSVKADSNTVKGGKALNSESVDPPKQKICLGATSHKQDNMKLPPTKEHTSSGGKRKPTGSQGHGSLTTEVQKESSRVDSSSIMKHKQTVNLNNYTNKRESGNEKLERPFQKAEDRYRDIFGDIGESEQEENQTSSLEIHSEDQLKEAHETEKNTSSINSAHNDRLSGKKTEYLLATKSYTRTTVDFASNSANASVAGTSLATAAPTLIIENWVRCDKCQKWRLLPININPADLPEKWLCSMLDWLPAMNRCNVDEDETTKAVLALYNVPAVESRTNLQSNSGNIMSRLPSANALQPEQNQQSFGSRVMPPAGRKKDSLKEISNAMLTPMKKNMQSSIQSGSLNGVIQFPVVGESGLQHPSQCDLPVKKHKNKSKEKHKLVEHSSDGGDARTSNMKGKRTTEQDSLRASKKIKVESSRLADEDWMFEHAGKSTSNGLPNTSVGKDQPKNSEGSSYKDSSDKDRQQVSGKRPKNKVGVPLTDGSLDLANCDGGAVSRKREVDDCINSQLFTDSFQSMGNYLQENRVFVKEEFCENDYRREKKARASKSGGKDSSASKSSGTLEKKGRHTKNRQSGQDLGSPRRRSDGEDNGGSERSGTIRKEKTSAAVQQGYLESSVLDIQDKDVDQLGVSKAKAPIESSHDIRKGEFINASVDYLRQEVQCAGKSIIMDERHNEESQNDNRGNPNVSYPRKSGKGLSQSKDRNRNFKSGSADEQPDCAPCEVKSMDGRNKFQEWPGVKSNESVNRLDDDKEALRKLSGESSKRENYSSVGQSDAKPDASGGQDLMSTMKQNLLQESNSEGYTKSFHSEKYDRAEIASGRGNSLSLPPAGGTQNEMLTGRPRPVSGSQKGNRADRPQADDALKVQKQVKKADHQNGTQHSSSRNTSGGCRIRDVDAPSPMRKDSSSQAATNALKEAKDLKHLADRLKNSGSNVESTALYFQAALKFLHSASLLESCNSESNKHGDMIQSMQMYSSTAKLCEFCAHEYERLKDMAAASLAYKCMEVAYMRVIYSSHANASRDRRELQTALQMVPPGESPSSSASDVDNLNHPTTADKVAFPKGLSSPQVAGNHVISARNRPNFVRLLNFAQDVNHAMEASRKSRSTFAAANFSSGGAESGEAITSVKKALDYNFQDVEGVLRLVRVAMEALNH; encoded by the exons ATGGAAGAGGCTGAGCTTGAAGAAGGAGAGGCTTGCTCTTATAGTAACAATAACGACGATTATGATGCGGAAAATGATCTATCTTCTCTCTCTTACATA GATGAGAAAATTCAACATGTTCTTGGACATTTTCAAAAGGATTTTGAAGGTGGAGTTTCTGCAGAGAATCTGG GAGCAAAGTTTGGTGGGTATGGATCGTTCTTACCGACTTATACACGTTCTCCTAGTTGGCCTCATCCGAAGAGTCCGCCCAAAGTTCAGAGTTCTGATGCACCTAGGTCCCTAAACAATATGTCATTAGAG GATGGCCGTCATAACTTAGCATATCGGGTAAGTGGTTCTGAGTCACTTAGGCCTGGACTACCTCTTTCAAATTTTGGAACCCTCCTTGCTTTGAAGGCATCGTCTGTGAATGATTCGATTCAACAAGAGGTCAGCCTAACATCCACTCATGATGATGAGCTTGCCTCTAAGTGCGATTTTGCAAGCAATAATGCTGCCAATCTGCCAGACCTGAAGACATTGAAGGTGCGAATCAAAGTGGGTTCAGATAACTTGACGGAAAAGAGTGCTGCAATATACAGTGGTCTTGGCCTTGATATTTCACCATCTTCCTCCTTAGAGGAGAGCCCCTCAGAAAGTGAAGGGATGTATCGGCAGACTCAAGATCAAATAATATTTGAATCTCCAACTAGTATTCTTCAG TCTATGACTTCCTTTCCTGTACCTGGGGACACACTGCTATCACCTCTCCCTGATCATCTACTTAACTTGATTGTAAAGAAAAAGATTCCAGAAGGGAATAAATCAGATGCTGGAAAGGATGATGGAACATTATTTGTTGACAATAAAGCAAAGTCACTGGAGAAAAAAGATTTTCCAGTAGAAAGGAAGAGTAGCAGTAGCAGGGAAACAAGGATTAAGAATGGTCTTATGTTGAAGAAGGAAGTTGATATTGTTGACACATTGGCTTGCGAGGAGCTTGTTTCAAAAACACTGAAGCTTCCTCTCTTATCTAATTCATATTCTTCTGTTGACAAGGTAAAAAGTAAGGGCATGACAAGAAAAAAAGGTGTCCATGATGTTGCTATGGAGGATTCACCAGGGCCAATACTTTCCCAAGAGATTGAGTGGGAGAATCCAAGGGCTGGTTCAGCTCGAAAGGTTTTGGAGGAACAAAAGACAAGTGTTCTAGATGGTATTCCAGGCTATGCTAGGAAGCATGGGTATGATAAAGCAGACAAAACTTGTGATTCTGTCAAAGCTGACTCTAATACTGTAAAAGGTGGCAAAGCTCTAAATAGCGAATCGGTGGATCCTCCCAAGCAGAAGATCTGCCTGGGAGCTACATCGCATAAGCAAGATAATATGAAGTTACCTCCCACCAAGGAGCATACCTCTTCTGGTGGAAAAAGAAAACCAACAGGCAGTCAGGGTCATGGCAGTCTAACTACAGAGGTGCAAAAAGAAAGCTCGAGGGTTGATTCTTCTTCGATTATGAAACATAAGCAGACTGTTAACTTGAACAATTATACAAACAAAAGGGAATCGGGAAACGAAAAATTAGAAAGGCCATTTCAAAAGGCTGAAGATAGGTATAGAGATATTTTTGGTGATATTGGAGAATCTGAACAGGAAGAGAACCAAACAAGCTCATTGGAAATTCATTCTGAAGATCAGCTGAAGGAAGCTCATGAGACTGAGAAAAACACATCATCAATTAACAGTGCACACAATGATAGACTAAGTGGGAAGAAAACTGAGTATTTATTGGCAACCAAATCATATACTAGAACAACTGTGGATTTTGCATCCAACTCTGCCAACGCGAGTGTTGCTGGAACTTCCCTTGCAACTGCAGCTCCTACATTGATAATTGAAAATTGGGTTCGCTGTGATAAGTGCCAGAAGTGGCGTCTTCTTCCAATAAACATAAATCCTGCTGACTTACCTGAGAAGTGGTTATGTAGCATGCTTGACTGGCT GCCTGCAATGAATCGCTGCAATGTTGATGAGGATGAAACTACAAAAGCTGTTTTGGCGTTGTATAATGTTCCTGCTGTAGAGAGTCGAACTAATCTGCAAAGTAATTCTGGCAATATTATGTCTAGATTACCCTCTGCCAATGCTTTGCAACCTGAACAAAACCAACAAAGTTTTGGTTCACGTGTCATGCCACCTGCTGGAAGGAAGAAAGACAGTTTAAAAGAAATATCAAATGCCATGCTAACTcctatgaagaagaacatgcagtCCTCAATCCAGTCTGGAAGCCTGAATGGTGTGATTCAATTTCCTGTGGTAGGTGAATCTGGTTTACAACATCCAAGTCAATGTGATTTGCCTGTCAAGAAACACAAAAATAAGTCGAAAGAGAAGCATAAATTGGTGGAACATAGTTCTGATGGAG GTGATGCTAGAACTTCAAACATGAAAGGCAAAAGGACCACTGAACAAGATTCTTTAAGGGCCTCCAAGAAAATTAAGGTTGAAAGTTCTCGTCTTGCTGATGAAGATTGGATGTTTGAGCATGCTGGTAAGAGCACAAGTAATGGTTTGCCTAATACATCAGTAGGAAAGGATCAACCTAAAAACAGCGAAGGGTCTTCTTATAAGGACTCATCAGATAAGGACAGGCAACAGGTCTCTGGTAAAAGACCAAAGAACAAAGTTGGGGTTCCCTTAACTGATGGATCACTGGATCTGGCAAATTGTGATGGTGGGGCAGTTTCAAGAAAGAGGGAAGTTGATGATTGTATTAATAGTCAATTGTTTACAGACTCCTTCCAAAGTATGGGTAATTACCTCCAGGAAAACAGAGTATTTGTGAAGGAAGAGTTCTGCGAGAATGACTACAGGAGGGAAAAGAAGGCCAGGGCATCCAAGTCTGGAGGGAAGGATTCCTCTGCAAGTAAAAGCAGCGGTACACTGGAGAAAAAGGGTAGACACACAAAGAATCGCCAAAGTGGGCAAGATCTAGGTAG TCCTAGAAGACGCTCAGATGGTGAAGATAATGGTGGGAGTGAGAGGTCAGGGACAATAAGGAAGGAAAAAACTTCTGCTGCAGTTCAACAAGGGTACCTTGAGTCCTCTGTACTTGATATTCAGGATAAGGATGTTGATCAATTAGGTGTCAGTAAAGCTAAGGCACCAATTGAGTCTTCTCATGATATCAGAAAAGGCGAGTTTATTAATGCTAGTGTTGATTATTTACGTCAAGAGGTCCAATGTGCTGGTAAATCAATAATAATGGATGAACGCCATAATGAGGAAAGTCAGAATGACAATCGTGGCAATCCCAATGTCTCTTATCCAAGAAAATCTGGCAAGGGGTTGTCACAGTCAAAGGACAGGAATCGTAATTTTAAATCTGGTTCTGCTGATGAACAGCCAGATTGTGCTCCCTGTGAGGTAAAATCTATGGATGGTAGAAATAAATTTCAGGAGTGGCCTGGAGTCAAGTCCAATGAAAGTGTGAATAGACTTGATGATGATAAAGAAGCTCTTAGAAAGTTGTCAGGTGAGAGTAGTAAAAGAGAGAATTATTCAAGTGTTGGTCAGTCAGATGCTAAACCAGATGCCTCTGGAGGTCAAGATTTAATGTCAACTATGAAGCAGAATCTTCTGCAGGAAAGCAATAGTGAAGGATATACAAAGAGTTTCCACTCTGAAAAATATGATCGTGCAGAAATTGCTTCTGGGAGAGGGAACTCGTTATCATTGCCGCCTGCAGGAGGAACTCAAAATGAGATGCTGACTGGTCGCCCCCGCCCAGTTTCTGGGTCCCAGAAGGGAAACAGAGCTGACAGACCACAAGCTGATGATGCATTGAAGGTACAAAAGCAAGTAAAGAAGGCTGATCATCAAAATGGGACTCAACACAGTAGTTCAAGAAATACATCAGGTGGATGTAGGATCAGGGATGTTGATGCCCCAAGTCCAATGAGAAAGGATTCCTCAAGTCAGGCAGCTACCAATGCTTTGAAGGAGGCTAAAGATTTAAAGCATCTGGCTGATCGTCTCAAG AATTCTGGATCAAATGTGGAGAGCACAGCACTTTACTTCCAGGCAGCACTGAAGTTTCTTCATAGTGCTTCTCTACTAGAATCTTGCAACAGCGAGAGTAACAAACATGGCGATATGATTCAGTCCATGCAAATGTACAGTAGCACTGCAAAACTCTGCGA GTTTTGTGCCCATGAGTATGAGAGACTAAAGGACATGGCTGCTGCCTCTTTGGCCTACAAGTGTATGGAGGTGGCCTATATGAGAGTAATCTATTCCTCCCATGCCAATGCAAGTAGGGACCGGCGCGAGCTGCAGACAGCTTTGCAAATGGTTCCTCCTG GCGAGTCTCCTTCTTCCTCTGCCTCTGATGTTGATAATTTAAATCATCCTACAACAGCAGACAAAGTTGCTTTTCCCAAAGGTCTTAGCTCTCCCCAGGTTGCTGGAAATCATGTTATTTCTGCTCGAAACCGTCCTAACTTTGTGCGGTTGCTCAACTTT GCGCAGGATGTAAATCATGCAATGGAAGCTTCAAGGAAATCACGAAGTACTTTTGCAGCTGCCAATTTTAGTTCAGGAGGGGCTGAAAGTGGGGAAGCTATAACTTCTGTAAAGAAGGCTCTTGATTATAACTTCCAAGATGTGGAGGGAGTGCTTCGTTTGGTACGAGTGGCAATGGAAGCCCTTAACCATTAA